Proteins encoded within one genomic window of Hyalangium minutum:
- a CDS encoding aromatic amino acid hydroxylase: MTPTEKTLARLPAHLRRYVVGQDYASYTPRDQAVWRHILGRLRSHLSDKAHPVYLEGLEATGIGVERIPSLDEMNERLAQLGWAAVGVRGFIPPEVFTELQSLGVLAIAADIRTHEHIQYTPAPDIVHESAGHAPIIANTRYAEYLKRCGMVGFKAIASVEDQAIFEAIRNLSVVKEDPTSTPEQVEHAQARLDAATRCRRYVSESTKAARLYWWTAEYGLIGSLERPRLFGAGLLSSIGEAEHCLTSAVKKVPLSLVCAETEYDITRMQPQLFVARDFEHLFEVVEQFEASLSWKRGGDHGLREAHRARSVNHLVLADRREVTGRVVELFEGVRPVKEGLTTALVRLSGPVMLSRDAKAQGKPWQSPTLVAFGAGTLPERGEFQLELASGLRLEGFAVGGGEVLRLKVKLGERTLESLPSVARLFLSEGLPSVAGGPADPEAWDHWFGELSAFTEGDGEAQARARKAEALPPALATLYRDVRALRESGERRLDRLETLMKAANAFPDEWLLWAELNELHNAFQGAPLPGTYAGRPAAARLAAH; the protein is encoded by the coding sequence ATGACCCCGACGGAGAAGACGCTGGCCCGGCTGCCTGCCCACCTGCGCCGCTATGTGGTGGGACAGGACTACGCGTCCTATACGCCTCGGGACCAGGCCGTGTGGCGTCACATCCTCGGCCGGCTCCGCAGCCACCTGTCCGACAAGGCGCACCCGGTCTACCTCGAGGGGCTCGAGGCCACGGGCATCGGCGTGGAGCGCATCCCCAGCTTGGATGAGATGAACGAGAGGCTGGCCCAGCTCGGCTGGGCGGCGGTGGGCGTGCGCGGCTTCATCCCGCCCGAGGTATTCACCGAGCTGCAGTCCCTGGGCGTGCTGGCCATCGCCGCGGACATCCGCACGCACGAGCACATTCAGTACACGCCCGCGCCGGACATCGTCCACGAGAGCGCGGGCCACGCGCCCATCATCGCCAACACCCGCTATGCGGAGTACCTCAAGCGCTGCGGCATGGTGGGCTTCAAGGCCATTGCCTCCGTCGAGGACCAGGCCATCTTCGAGGCCATCCGCAACCTGAGCGTGGTGAAGGAGGACCCCACTTCCACGCCCGAGCAGGTGGAGCACGCGCAGGCGCGCCTGGATGCCGCCACGCGCTGCCGCCGCTACGTCAGCGAGAGCACCAAGGCCGCGCGACTCTATTGGTGGACGGCCGAGTACGGCCTCATCGGCAGTCTGGAGCGCCCGCGCCTGTTCGGCGCCGGCCTGCTGTCGAGCATCGGCGAGGCCGAGCACTGCCTCACCTCCGCGGTGAAGAAGGTGCCGCTGAGCCTGGTGTGCGCGGAGACCGAGTACGACATCACCCGGATGCAGCCGCAGCTCTTCGTGGCGAGGGACTTCGAGCACCTCTTCGAGGTGGTGGAGCAGTTCGAGGCCTCGCTGTCCTGGAAGCGCGGCGGAGACCACGGCCTGCGTGAGGCGCACCGGGCGCGCTCGGTGAACCACCTGGTGCTCGCGGACAGGCGTGAGGTGACGGGCCGCGTGGTGGAGTTGTTCGAGGGCGTGCGCCCCGTGAAGGAGGGCCTCACCACCGCCCTGGTCCGGCTCTCCGGGCCGGTGATGCTGTCCCGCGACGCCAAGGCGCAGGGCAAGCCGTGGCAGAGCCCCACGCTGGTCGCCTTTGGCGCTGGCACCCTGCCGGAGCGCGGAGAGTTCCAGCTCGAGCTGGCCAGCGGCCTGCGGCTGGAGGGCTTCGCCGTGGGAGGTGGCGAGGTGCTGCGCCTGAAGGTGAAGCTGGGCGAGCGGACGCTGGAGAGCCTGCCCTCCGTGGCGCGGCTCTTCCTCAGCGAGGGTCTGCCGTCCGTGGCCGGTGGCCCCGCGGATCCGGAGGCGTGGGATCACTGGTTCGGCGAGCTCAGCGCCTTCACCGAGGGCGACGGCGAGGCTCAGGCCCGGGCTCGCAAGGCCGAGGCGCTGCCTCCCGCGCTTGCGACGCTCTACCGGGACGTGCGCGCGCTGCGTGAGTCCGGAGAGCGCCGGCTGGACCGCCTGGAGACGCTCATGAAGGCCGCCAACGCGTTCCCGGACGAGTGGCTGCTGTGGGCCGAGCTGAACGAGCTGCACAACGCCTTCCAGGGGGCGCCTCTGCCTGGGACGTACGCCGGACGGCCCGCCGCCGCGCGGTTGGCCGCGCACTAG
- a CDS encoding LysR family transcriptional regulator, which translates to MPPRKLTRHLNWLEAFAAAVEAGSLEGAAEHLGVARSVVSEHIRSLELALGEGEPLLERGPGRRLHLTRRGQRLYAGTQTPLHQLDLKRLRDLSSTEPSLRLGLNHTLSILLLGELATDAARANIKLELGFGDPFELVREVQTGQRDLVINFTPLPPHKGVEAESLTTLPFVVLAGPRTPLAERYSSRTSLHVKDLEGQAFVDWLKDDPYGGANSARFTTHSVTVREVARVESFLHLFDVLRAFDQACAIVPDLRSLRPFPPDLHVWPFQEEQPQTIEVVALWPENMQSTEAKLVLQGLRRRLQKRRKSE; encoded by the coding sequence ATGCCCCCTCGCAAGCTCACACGACACCTCAACTGGCTCGAAGCCTTCGCAGCCGCCGTCGAAGCGGGCAGCCTCGAAGGCGCCGCCGAGCACCTGGGCGTGGCCCGCTCCGTGGTGAGCGAGCACATCCGCTCGCTGGAGCTGGCCCTCGGCGAGGGGGAACCCTTGCTGGAGCGAGGCCCCGGCCGCCGACTCCACCTCACCCGGCGCGGCCAGCGGCTCTATGCCGGCACGCAGACGCCGCTGCACCAGCTGGACCTCAAGCGCCTCAGAGACTTGTCCAGCACCGAGCCCAGCCTGCGCCTGGGCCTCAACCACACGCTCTCCATCCTGCTGCTGGGCGAGCTCGCCACCGACGCGGCTCGCGCCAACATCAAGCTCGAGCTCGGCTTCGGAGACCCCTTCGAGCTGGTGCGTGAGGTGCAGACCGGCCAGCGGGATCTCGTCATCAACTTCACCCCGCTGCCCCCGCACAAGGGCGTGGAGGCCGAGTCCCTCACCACCCTGCCCTTCGTGGTGCTCGCTGGGCCCCGCACGCCCCTGGCCGAGCGCTACAGCTCCCGCACGTCCCTCCATGTAAAGGACCTCGAGGGCCAGGCCTTCGTCGACTGGCTCAAGGACGACCCCTATGGCGGCGCCAACAGCGCCCGCTTCACGACGCACAGCGTCACCGTGCGCGAGGTCGCCCGCGTGGAGAGCTTCCTCCACCTCTTCGACGTGCTGCGCGCCTTCGACCAGGCGTGCGCCATTGTCCCGGACCTGCGCTCCCTGCGCCCTTTCCCCCCGGATCTCCACGTCTGGCCCTTCCAGGAGGAGCAGCCCCAGACCATCGAGGTGGTCGCCCTCTGGCCCGAGAACATGCAGAGCACGGAGGCCAAGCTCGTTCTCCAGGGGTTACGGCGTCGCCTCCAGAAACGTCGGAAATCCGAATAG
- a CDS encoding class II aldolase/adducin family protein, translating to MSPLPHFRQREAILSTARRLNPSGLNQGTSGNLSHRVADGFLVTPTGMEYDALRPEDIVLMRFDGSHEGPRRPSSEWRFHRDILASRPEVNAVLHTHSPNSTAVACLRRSIPAFHYMVSVAGGSDIRCAPYATFGTEELSRHAVAALEGRKACLLANHGLITLGPDLPSAFKVAVEVETLASMYLRALQAGEPVLLDDAEMAVVLEKFKTYGQQKE from the coding sequence GTGAGCCCGCTGCCTCACTTCAGGCAGCGCGAAGCCATTCTCTCCACCGCCCGGCGGTTGAACCCCTCAGGGCTCAATCAGGGCACGTCCGGCAACCTCAGCCACCGTGTGGCCGACGGCTTCCTCGTCACCCCCACCGGCATGGAATACGACGCGCTGCGCCCAGAGGACATCGTCCTCATGCGCTTCGATGGGAGCCATGAGGGCCCGCGGCGGCCCTCCTCCGAGTGGCGCTTCCATCGAGACATCCTCGCCTCGCGGCCCGAGGTGAATGCGGTGCTGCACACGCACTCGCCGAACAGCACCGCCGTCGCGTGCCTGCGCCGCTCCATCCCTGCCTTCCACTATATGGTGTCGGTGGCGGGTGGATCCGATATCCGCTGCGCTCCCTACGCCACCTTTGGCACCGAGGAGCTGTCCCGCCACGCAGTCGCCGCGCTCGAAGGCCGCAAGGCGTGCTTACTGGCCAACCACGGCCTCATCACCCTGGGCCCAGACTTGCCGAGCGCCTTCAAAGTCGCCGTCGAAGTTGAGACACTCGCGAGCATGTACCTGCGGGCGCTTCAGGCAGGTGAGCCCGTGTTGCTCGACGACGCCGAGATGGCTGTCGTGCTGGAGAAGTTCAAGACCTACGGGCAGCAGAAGGAGTAA
- the mtnA gene encoding S-methyl-5-thioribose-1-phosphate isomerase, with product MKVHGQPMRTIWVEPDGWSVGIIDQTRLPHAFVTAQLTTMEAVAHAITSMQLRGAPLIGAAAAYGVCLALRVNPSDENLEKACATLAATRPTAINLRWALEEMRRALQPRAPSERPSAAYRRAAALCDEDVAINHGIGTQGLPLLREAWERKGQKGRLNILTHCNAGWLATVDWGTALAPIYLAHDAGIPVHVWVDETRPRNQGASLTAWELGQHGVPHTVIADNVGGHLMQHGHVDLCIVGTDRTTARGDVANKIGTYLKALAAKDNGVPFYVALPSPTIDWTLEDGVRGIPIEQRDGAELTDISGRLPSGDVVTVRITPPGSPAANYGFDVTPARLVTALVTERGVCAASPEGLRSLFPERMRGTGT from the coding sequence ATGAAGGTCCATGGCCAGCCGATGCGGACCATCTGGGTCGAGCCCGATGGCTGGTCCGTGGGCATCATCGACCAGACGCGCCTGCCGCACGCCTTCGTGACGGCCCAGCTCACCACGATGGAGGCGGTGGCTCATGCCATCACCTCCATGCAGCTCCGAGGCGCTCCGCTCATTGGTGCCGCCGCTGCATATGGCGTCTGCCTCGCCCTCCGCGTGAACCCGTCGGATGAAAACCTGGAGAAGGCCTGCGCGACGCTGGCCGCCACTCGGCCCACCGCCATCAACCTGCGCTGGGCACTGGAGGAGATGCGCCGCGCGCTGCAGCCGCGCGCTCCTTCCGAACGCCCCTCCGCCGCGTATCGCCGTGCCGCCGCCCTGTGCGACGAGGACGTCGCCATCAACCACGGCATCGGCACCCAGGGCCTGCCGCTCCTGCGCGAGGCCTGGGAGCGCAAGGGCCAGAAAGGCCGCCTCAACATCCTCACCCACTGCAACGCAGGCTGGCTGGCCACCGTGGACTGGGGCACCGCACTCGCGCCCATCTATCTGGCGCACGACGCGGGCATCCCCGTGCATGTCTGGGTGGACGAGACCCGTCCTCGCAACCAGGGCGCCAGCCTCACCGCGTGGGAGTTGGGCCAGCACGGCGTCCCTCACACCGTCATCGCCGACAACGTGGGCGGCCACCTCATGCAGCACGGCCACGTGGACTTGTGCATCGTCGGCACGGACCGCACCACTGCCCGAGGCGATGTGGCCAACAAGATTGGCACCTACCTGAAGGCGCTCGCGGCCAAGGACAACGGCGTGCCCTTCTATGTGGCGCTGCCGTCTCCCACCATCGACTGGACGCTCGAGGATGGCGTGCGAGGCATTCCCATCGAGCAGCGCGACGGCGCCGAGCTGACCGACATCAGCGGCCGGCTGCCCTCGGGTGACGTCGTCACCGTGCGCATCACGCCTCCCGGCAGCCCCGCGGCCAACTACGGCTTCGATGTCACTCCGGCCCGGCTGGTGACGGCGCTCGTCACCGAGCGCGGGGTGTGCGCCGCCTCTCCCGAGGGGCTGCGCTCGCTCTTCCCCGAGCGGATGCGGGGAACCGGGACGTGA
- a CDS encoding 3-oxoacyl-ACP synthase III family protein → MPTAFTRVLGSGFVTGEHCVKNEALSKICDTSDEWIRERTGIEQRYFVEEGTTTSDLGVRAARKALEDAKVSPEEIDYIVFATMTPDYYFPGCGGLLQTKLGLANVPALDIRQQCSGFIYGLQVCDALIRSGAAKRLLFVGAEVHTGFMPWSKQAFDLITDKAQGELPKDEHDFNTKFRDRTSLFGDAAGAMVLGPTDNPERGLLGFVLHSDGSKAESLYVASAGFAYRPYVGGDTHIKEARYVPSMDGRTVFKMAVSKMPEAVHEVCQKVGVTVDDIHMLIAHQANLRINEAVQKALKLPDERVYNNIQRYGNTTAATIPIAYDECRRNGKVKEGDLVCFVGLGAGFHWGAALMRE, encoded by the coding sequence ATGCCCACTGCCTTTACTCGAGTTCTTGGAAGCGGCTTCGTTACTGGGGAGCACTGCGTCAAAAACGAGGCCCTGTCGAAGATCTGCGACACCTCGGATGAGTGGATTCGCGAGCGCACCGGTATCGAGCAGCGCTACTTCGTCGAGGAGGGAACCACCACGAGCGACCTGGGCGTGCGCGCCGCGCGCAAGGCGCTCGAGGACGCGAAGGTGTCCCCCGAGGAGATCGACTACATCGTCTTCGCCACGATGACCCCGGACTACTACTTCCCGGGGTGCGGCGGCCTGCTGCAAACGAAGCTCGGGCTGGCCAACGTGCCGGCGCTGGACATCCGCCAGCAGTGCAGCGGCTTCATCTATGGCCTGCAGGTGTGTGACGCGCTGATCCGTTCGGGCGCGGCCAAGCGGCTGCTGTTCGTGGGCGCCGAGGTCCACACCGGCTTCATGCCCTGGTCGAAGCAGGCGTTTGACCTGATCACCGACAAGGCCCAGGGCGAGCTGCCCAAGGACGAGCACGACTTCAACACGAAGTTCCGCGACCGCACCTCGCTGTTCGGGGACGCGGCGGGCGCCATGGTGCTGGGCCCCACGGACAACCCGGAGCGCGGCCTGCTGGGCTTCGTGCTGCACTCGGATGGCAGCAAGGCGGAGAGCCTGTACGTGGCCTCGGCGGGCTTCGCCTACCGTCCGTACGTGGGCGGCGACACGCACATCAAGGAGGCGCGCTACGTGCCGTCGATGGACGGCCGCACGGTGTTCAAGATGGCCGTGTCGAAGATGCCCGAGGCCGTGCACGAGGTCTGCCAGAAGGTGGGCGTCACGGTGGACGACATCCACATGCTGATCGCCCACCAGGCCAACCTGCGCATCAACGAGGCGGTGCAGAAGGCGCTGAAGCTGCCGGACGAGCGTGTGTACAACAACATCCAGCGCTACGGGAACACCACAGCGGCGACGATTCCCATCGCCTATGACGAGTGCCGCCGCAACGGCAAGGTGAAGGAGGGAGACCTGGTGTGCTTCGTGGGCCTGGGCGCCGGGTTCCACTGGGGCGCGGCGCTGATGCGCGAGTAG
- a CDS encoding S-methyl-5'-thioadenosine phosphorylase, with translation MSTSSKPVIGVIGGSGLYQIDGLTDVSWRKVSSPFGEPSDELCFGTLEGQPVVFLPRHGRGHRIPPSELNSRANIDALKRSGVTTILSLSAVGSLREDLPPGTFVVVDQFIDRTFARQKSFFGTGCVAHVSMAHPVCTRVGDAVMAASQGVDITVKRGGTYLVMEGPQFSSLAESELYRHWKCDVIGMTNMPEAKLAREAEICYATVAMVTDFDCWHPGHDAVTVDQVVSVLLANAGKARALVKKVVPLLGGHQGPCKHGCQTCLDTAIMTAPEARDPAVMQRLDAVAGRVLRR, from the coding sequence ATGTCCACCTCCTCCAAACCTGTCATTGGCGTCATCGGCGGCAGCGGCCTCTACCAGATCGACGGCCTGACGGATGTCTCCTGGCGCAAGGTGTCATCGCCTTTTGGCGAGCCCTCGGATGAGCTGTGCTTCGGCACGCTCGAGGGCCAGCCCGTGGTGTTCCTCCCCCGGCACGGCCGAGGCCACCGCATCCCGCCCTCCGAGCTGAACTCCCGCGCCAACATCGATGCGCTCAAGCGCAGCGGTGTCACCACCATCCTCTCGCTCTCGGCCGTAGGCAGCCTGCGCGAGGACCTGCCCCCCGGCACCTTCGTCGTGGTGGATCAGTTCATCGACCGGACCTTCGCCCGGCAGAAGAGCTTCTTCGGCACCGGTTGCGTGGCCCACGTCTCCATGGCCCACCCCGTGTGCACGCGCGTCGGCGACGCGGTGATGGCCGCCAGCCAAGGCGTGGACATCACCGTGAAGCGCGGCGGCACGTACCTCGTCATGGAGGGGCCCCAGTTCTCCTCGCTCGCCGAGAGTGAGCTGTACCGGCACTGGAAGTGCGACGTCATCGGCATGACGAACATGCCCGAGGCCAAGCTCGCCCGGGAGGCGGAGATTTGTTACGCGACGGTGGCCATGGTCACGGACTTCGACTGCTGGCACCCGGGCCATGACGCCGTCACCGTGGACCAGGTCGTCTCCGTGCTCCTGGCCAATGCGGGCAAGGCGCGCGCCCTCGTCAAGAAGGTCGTCCCCTTGCTGGGCGGGCATCAGGGCCCTTGCAAGCACGGCTGCCAGACCTGCCTGGATACCGCCATCATGACCGCGCCCGAAGCAAGGGACCCCGCCGTGATGCAGCGCTTGGATGCCGTGGCTGGGAGGGTCCTGCGGCGCTGA
- a CDS encoding LVIVD repeat-containing protein encodes MHHGTGGLWLLVAHLRWLSLLLVAVVGLGEARAQQAMSGSGRPASSRLVDTPFKKAPRPIIGAMRVPRESLPQIENFQLMGYSPLPNPGGTIARGLNGPIGISGNCLYVGSRVGRRPGTGPAFGTPALPPDVLIVDISNPRKPTVVGSFPTLLNATSRELRTIPDANTLIIMNFRETGLDPGEGNNYQIYDITDCRRPVLKQTISLGQDRPHEFFLWRDPKERTRFLIYSSIHLGEVHEPSVRVFELLSPPSGPVSSTPVATFTLAPAVPHQEPVAPSEYRDDHFIFDPGGKPSVQRNNVHSMSVSPDGSRVYVANIHAGYYILDSTRLAQKLPCKRDTVTEDERSNTDPNLCLRKLNPDPKARIDMTPPYGWTEHSAYAVPGRPYLLVSGERNGTDTCPWSVGTILDISNEKAPQFVSRYLVPENLEANCFVGGPGDPALRREFSPHQQLVFSNLFFISWYSAGLRAWDIANPVLPMEVGVFVPRPAEQIVERFRDSPDVWMWSHPLLYNGYIYVADVNNGLYVLRYKGPRCDEVPKLGLFMSNTNFQLPPAQPPGAGHACP; translated from the coding sequence ATGCACCACGGAACTGGAGGCCTCTGGCTGCTGGTCGCGCACTTGCGCTGGCTGAGCTTGCTGCTGGTCGCGGTCGTGGGCCTCGGAGAGGCCAGGGCCCAACAGGCGATGAGTGGAAGCGGGCGGCCAGCCAGCTCCCGCCTGGTGGACACGCCCTTCAAGAAGGCACCGCGGCCGATCATCGGAGCGATGCGTGTCCCGCGGGAGAGCTTGCCGCAGATCGAGAACTTCCAGCTCATGGGCTACAGCCCCTTGCCCAACCCCGGCGGCACCATCGCGCGAGGACTGAACGGTCCGATCGGCATCTCGGGGAATTGTCTGTACGTGGGCAGTCGCGTCGGCCGGAGGCCTGGGACGGGACCCGCGTTTGGCACGCCCGCCTTGCCGCCGGACGTGCTGATCGTGGACATCTCCAACCCGCGCAAGCCCACGGTGGTGGGCTCGTTCCCGACCCTCCTCAACGCCACCTCCCGCGAGCTGCGCACCATCCCGGATGCGAACACCCTCATCATCATGAACTTCCGGGAGACGGGGCTCGACCCCGGCGAGGGGAACAACTACCAGATCTATGACATCACCGACTGCCGCCGCCCCGTGCTCAAGCAGACGATCTCCCTGGGACAGGATCGGCCTCACGAGTTCTTCCTCTGGAGAGATCCCAAGGAGCGCACGCGCTTCCTGATCTACTCCTCCATCCATCTGGGGGAGGTGCATGAGCCCTCGGTGCGCGTCTTCGAGCTCCTCTCCCCGCCTTCAGGGCCGGTGAGCAGCACGCCGGTGGCCACCTTCACGCTCGCGCCAGCGGTCCCGCACCAGGAGCCCGTGGCTCCTTCCGAGTACCGCGATGACCACTTCATCTTCGATCCGGGAGGCAAGCCGTCCGTCCAGCGCAACAACGTCCACTCCATGTCCGTCTCTCCCGACGGCTCGCGGGTGTACGTGGCCAACATTCATGCGGGCTACTACATCCTGGACAGCACGCGGCTGGCTCAGAAGCTGCCGTGCAAGCGTGACACGGTCACCGAGGACGAGCGGAGCAACACCGATCCCAACCTCTGCCTGCGCAAGCTCAACCCCGATCCGAAAGCACGGATCGACATGACACCGCCCTACGGGTGGACGGAACACTCGGCCTATGCCGTGCCGGGCAGGCCGTACCTGCTGGTGTCGGGCGAGCGCAATGGCACCGACACCTGCCCCTGGAGCGTGGGCACCATCCTGGACATCTCCAACGAGAAGGCTCCTCAGTTCGTCTCGCGCTACCTGGTGCCCGAGAACCTGGAGGCGAACTGCTTCGTGGGCGGCCCTGGAGACCCGGCGCTGAGGCGGGAGTTCTCTCCGCACCAGCAGCTGGTCTTTTCCAACCTCTTCTTCATCTCCTGGTACTCGGCGGGGCTGCGCGCTTGGGACATCGCCAACCCCGTTCTCCCGATGGAGGTGGGCGTCTTCGTGCCTCGGCCCGCGGAGCAGATAGTGGAGCGCTTCCGAGACAGCCCCGACGTGTGGATGTGGTCTCACCCGTTGCTCTACAACGGCTACATCTACGTCGCGGACGTCAACAACGGCCTGTACGTGCTGCGCTACAAAGGGCCTCGCTGCGATGAGGTGCCGAAACTGGGCCTCTTCATGAGCAACACGAACTTCCAGCTTCCGCCCGCGCAGCCTCCTGGCGCCGGCCATGCCTGTCCCTGA
- a CDS encoding AmpG family muropeptide MFS transporter, with protein sequence MSSPSLLTVLKSPRVWLMLAMGFSSGLPLYLTSSTLAAWMTNEGVSLKTIGIFSLVGTSYTFKFLWSPLMDRYYPPFLGRRRGWMLVTQVLLAAALFAMGQVNPREDAWTMAALAALVAFFSASQDIVADAYRTDLLSVEERALGVPTFTLGYRIGMLFAMAGALTLSDIIGWKYSYAAMGALMSVGIIATLLAPEPTKTQSPPTLVTAVVHPFLDFFGRYARALTTHENRRSLGNVIKRYWVPITLLAFLILFRVGDAIAFRMTTSFILKLGFTNTQLGAIQKGVGMAGAISGALIGGMLLIKIGLRRGLFLFGAAQALTNLLYIALQARGADPYFLALTVGADNFTGGMGGAAITVFMTALCNKKFSATQYALLSSLGAVPMQLLGAFSGFLAESVSWPSFFIFTTIAMVPALVVLLVIPNEAGFTPQPEAATEELTYPTQAPEAAAELAAAAKKSAG encoded by the coding sequence ATGTCCTCACCTTCCCTCCTGACCGTCCTGAAGAGCCCCCGCGTGTGGCTGATGCTGGCCATGGGCTTCTCGTCCGGCCTGCCGCTCTACCTGACCAGCAGCACGCTGGCGGCGTGGATGACCAACGAGGGCGTGTCCCTGAAGACCATCGGCATCTTCTCGCTGGTGGGCACCTCCTACACGTTCAAGTTCCTCTGGTCCCCGCTGATGGACCGCTACTACCCGCCCTTCCTGGGCCGGCGGCGCGGCTGGATGCTGGTGACACAGGTGCTGCTCGCCGCCGCCCTCTTCGCCATGGGCCAGGTGAACCCGCGCGAGGACGCTTGGACCATGGCCGCCCTGGCCGCCCTGGTGGCCTTCTTCTCCGCCAGCCAGGACATCGTCGCGGATGCCTACCGGACCGACCTGCTCAGCGTGGAGGAGCGCGCGCTGGGCGTGCCCACCTTCACCCTCGGCTACCGCATCGGAATGCTCTTCGCGATGGCGGGCGCGCTCACCCTCTCGGACATCATCGGCTGGAAGTACAGCTATGCCGCCATGGGCGCGCTCATGTCCGTGGGCATCATCGCCACCCTGCTCGCTCCCGAGCCCACGAAGACTCAGTCCCCGCCAACACTCGTCACGGCGGTGGTGCACCCGTTCCTGGACTTCTTCGGGCGCTACGCGCGCGCGCTGACCACGCACGAAAACCGTCGGTCTCTCGGCAACGTCATCAAGCGCTACTGGGTGCCGATCACCCTCCTGGCCTTCCTCATCCTGTTCCGCGTGGGTGATGCCATCGCATTCCGGATGACGACCTCGTTCATCCTGAAGCTGGGCTTCACCAACACGCAACTGGGTGCCATCCAGAAGGGCGTGGGCATGGCTGGCGCTATCAGCGGCGCGCTGATCGGCGGCATGCTGCTGATCAAGATCGGCCTGCGGCGGGGCCTGTTCCTCTTTGGTGCCGCCCAGGCGCTCACCAACCTGCTCTACATCGCGCTCCAAGCCCGGGGAGCCGACCCCTACTTCCTCGCGCTCACCGTGGGAGCAGACAACTTCACGGGGGGCATGGGCGGCGCCGCCATCACCGTCTTCATGACGGCGCTGTGCAACAAGAAGTTCTCCGCCACCCAATACGCGCTGCTGTCCAGCCTGGGTGCGGTGCCCATGCAGTTGCTGGGCGCCTTCTCGGGCTTCCTGGCCGAGTCCGTGAGCTGGCCCTCCTTCTTCATCTTCACCACGATCGCCATGGTCCCCGCCCTGGTCGTGCTGCTGGTGATCCCCAACGAGGCGGGGTTCACGCCACAGCCCGAGGCCGCCACGGAAGAGCTCACCTACCCCACGCAGGCCCCCGAGGCCGCAGCGGAACTGGCTGCGGCGGCCAAGAAGAGCGCGGGCTGA
- a CDS encoding ABC transporter ATP-binding protein — protein sequence MKQGIELDNVGRTVGGEMYLADIHLKLEPGSFNILLGRTRAGKTSLLRLMAGLDRPTSGSIRFDGVDVTRWDVRRRNVAMVYQQFVNYPSLTVYENIASPLRLAGKLSKQEIDKRVRDTAAVLRLEPFLDRLPAELSGGQQQRTAMARALVKDASLLLLDEPLANLDYKLREELRTEMRHIFRDRPAVIVYATTEPTEALLLGGRTAVLHEGRLLQVGPTLEVYQSPATERVGQVFSDPQMNLWEVEVSGTEARLSPDVTLPLSGHLRSLAPGKYRLGLRAHHLRLAPESASDVRLTARVEVEEVSGSETLVHATHERLTVTAQVEGIHRHPFGTQLDLFLAPSRVFAFSPEGRLMAAPPASRQEATHGAH from the coding sequence TTGAAGCAAGGCATCGAACTCGACAACGTGGGGCGGACGGTCGGCGGGGAGATGTACCTCGCGGACATCCACCTGAAGCTCGAACCGGGCTCGTTCAACATCCTGCTGGGGCGCACCCGGGCGGGGAAGACGTCCCTGCTTCGGCTGATGGCCGGGCTGGACCGGCCCACCTCGGGCTCCATCCGCTTCGATGGAGTGGATGTGACGCGCTGGGACGTGCGCCGCCGCAACGTGGCCATGGTGTACCAGCAGTTCGTCAACTACCCCTCGCTCACCGTCTACGAGAACATCGCCTCTCCGCTCCGGCTGGCCGGCAAGCTGAGCAAGCAGGAGATCGACAAGCGCGTGCGCGACACCGCTGCGGTGCTCCGGCTGGAGCCCTTCCTGGACCGGCTCCCAGCCGAGCTGAGCGGCGGACAGCAGCAGCGCACGGCCATGGCGCGCGCGCTGGTGAAGGACGCCTCGCTGCTGCTGCTGGACGAGCCGCTGGCGAACCTGGACTACAAGCTGCGCGAGGAGCTGCGCACGGAGATGCGGCACATCTTCCGGGATCGGCCCGCGGTCATCGTCTATGCGACCACGGAGCCCACGGAGGCACTGTTGCTCGGTGGCCGCACGGCGGTGCTGCACGAGGGGCGGCTGCTGCAGGTGGGCCCCACGCTGGAGGTCTACCAGTCGCCCGCCACGGAGCGCGTGGGCCAGGTCTTCAGCGATCCGCAGATGAACCTGTGGGAGGTGGAGGTGTCCGGCACGGAGGCTCGGCTGTCACCCGACGTGACGCTGCCGTTGAGCGGGCACCTTCGTTCGCTGGCGCCCGGGAAGTACCGGCTGGGCTTGCGCGCCCACCATCTGAGGCTCGCGCCCGAGTCGGCCTCGGACGTGCGTCTGACCGCGCGGGTGGAGGTGGAGGAGGTGAGCGGCTCGGAGACGCTGGTCCACGCGACGCACGAGCGGCTCACCGTCACCGCGCAGGTGGAGGGCATCCATCGGCACCCGTTCGGCACGCAACTGGATCTCTTCCTCGCGCCGTCGAGGGTGTTCGCGTTCAGTCCGGAAGGGCGCCTGATGGCTGCTCCTCCCGCGTCCCGCCAGGAGGCCACACATGGCGCGCATTGA